The following proteins are co-located in the Mesorhizobium sp. M1E.F.Ca.ET.045.02.1.1 genome:
- a CDS encoding rRNA adenine N-6-methyltransferase family protein, producing the protein MTGSDDARKFYAKLMAAHARSADPRIEEVFASVPREAFLGPGPWTVFAGDGGFKTPTADPSYIYQNVLVVVDADKGINNGEPVLHAMWIGKVEPKPGEAVTHIGAGTGYYTALLAKLVEPGGSVTAFELETDLAERASQNLAAYGNVKVIQGNAVTSLLPPSDIIYVNAGVAAPPAAWLRALKPGGRMIFPWRPAERIGLAVIVTRMERGFACQPFMGSWFIPCVGAWVAGPEAKVPTRERAARTRSIWLSEDKAPDRTATAVFGDVWFSSRPIRARR; encoded by the coding sequence ATGACCGGATCGGACGACGCCCGAAAATTCTACGCCAAGCTGATGGCCGCGCATGCGCGCTCCGCCGATCCCCGCATTGAGGAGGTGTTCGCCTCGGTGCCGCGCGAGGCCTTTCTCGGGCCCGGACCGTGGACCGTCTTTGCCGGCGACGGCGGGTTCAAGACGCCGACCGCCGATCCAAGCTACATCTACCAGAACGTGCTTGTGGTGGTCGATGCCGACAAGGGTATCAACAACGGCGAGCCGGTTCTGCACGCCATGTGGATCGGCAAGGTCGAACCGAAGCCCGGCGAAGCCGTCACCCATATCGGCGCCGGCACCGGCTACTACACCGCGTTGCTGGCGAAGCTGGTCGAACCGGGCGGCAGCGTCACCGCCTTCGAGCTCGAGACCGATCTCGCGGAGCGCGCAAGCCAAAATCTCGCGGCTTACGGCAATGTGAAAGTCATCCAAGGCAACGCAGTCACCAGCCTGCTCCCGCCTTCCGACATCATCTATGTCAATGCCGGTGTCGCGGCCCCTCCCGCAGCCTGGTTGAGGGCGCTCAAACCCGGCGGCCGCATGATCTTCCCCTGGCGTCCGGCCGAGCGCATCGGCCTGGCGGTGATTGTCACGCGCATGGAGCGCGGCTTTGCCTGCCAGCCTTTCATGGGCTCGTGGTTCATTCCCTGCGTCGGCGCCTGGGTCGCCGGACCGGAGGCAAAAGTGCCGACCCGCGAACGCGCCGCCCGCACGCGCTCGATCTGGCTGAGTGAAGACAAGGCGCCCGACCGCACCGCCACCGCCGTCTTCGGCGATGTCTGGTTCTCGTCCCGCCCTATCCGTGCCAGGCGTTAG
- a CDS encoding Nramp family divalent metal transporter, translating into MSDAEAVSRSSWQFARADEGEQPSLREVNATIAVPRTGMWLRRLFAFMGPGYMVSVGYMDPGNWATDLAGGAQFGYTLLFVIMLSNLMAILLQALAARLGIATGRDLAQACRAYYPRPVNFLLWVACELAIIACDLAEVIGTAIALQLLFGIPLIGGALITALDAFLVLLLMNRGFRYLEAFVVALLIIIFGCFAIQIFVAAPPAATILHSMFVPSSEIVTNPAMLYIAIGIIGATVMPHNLYLHSSIVQTRAYQRTDAGKRDAIKWATTDSTIALILALFVNASILIVAAVAFHGTGHQDVAEIGQAFELLSPLLGLSIASILFAIALLASGLNSTVTATLAGQIVMEGFLRLRIPQWARRLLTRGVAIVPVVIVTAFYGEKGTAQLLVFSQVILSMQLPFAVVPLVQFVSDKKKMGNFAIPRGIAALAWMVAAIILALNFKLLYDTIAG; encoded by the coding sequence ATGTCCGACGCAGAAGCCGTGTCCCGTTCCTCGTGGCAATTTGCCCGCGCCGATGAGGGCGAGCAGCCCAGCCTGCGCGAGGTTAACGCCACGATCGCAGTGCCGCGGACCGGGATGTGGCTCCGCCGCCTGTTCGCCTTCATGGGCCCCGGCTACATGGTGTCGGTCGGCTATATGGACCCCGGCAACTGGGCGACAGACCTCGCCGGCGGCGCCCAGTTCGGTTACACGCTGCTTTTCGTCATCATGCTGTCGAACCTGATGGCGATCCTTTTGCAGGCGCTGGCCGCGCGTCTCGGCATCGCCACCGGCCGCGATCTTGCGCAGGCCTGCCGCGCCTACTATCCGCGCCCTGTCAATTTCCTGCTGTGGGTCGCCTGCGAGCTGGCGATCATCGCCTGCGACCTCGCCGAGGTGATCGGCACCGCTATCGCGCTGCAGCTTCTGTTCGGAATCCCGTTGATCGGCGGCGCCCTAATCACCGCGCTCGATGCCTTCCTCGTGCTCCTTCTGATGAACAGGGGCTTCCGTTACCTCGAGGCCTTTGTCGTTGCGCTGCTGATCATCATCTTCGGCTGCTTTGCCATCCAGATCTTCGTCGCCGCGCCGCCGGCCGCCACGATCCTGCATTCGATGTTCGTGCCGTCGTCCGAGATCGTCACCAACCCGGCGATGCTCTACATCGCCATCGGCATCATCGGCGCCACCGTGATGCCGCATAATCTCTACCTGCACTCCTCGATCGTGCAGACCCGTGCCTATCAGCGCACCGACGCCGGCAAGCGCGACGCCATCAAATGGGCGACGACGGATTCGACCATCGCGCTGATCCTGGCGCTGTTCGTCAACGCCTCAATCCTGATCGTCGCGGCCGTGGCCTTCCACGGCACCGGGCACCAGGATGTCGCCGAGATCGGCCAGGCTTTTGAATTGCTGTCGCCGCTCTTGGGTTTGAGCATCGCCTCGATCCTGTTCGCGATCGCGCTGCTCGCCTCCGGCCTCAACTCGACGGTCACCGCGACGCTCGCCGGCCAGATCGTGATGGAAGGCTTCCTGCGCCTGCGCATTCCGCAGTGGGCGCGTCGCTTGTTGACGCGCGGCGTCGCCATCGTCCCCGTCGTGATCGTGACCGCGTTCTATGGTGAAAAGGGCACGGCCCAGCTTCTGGTCTTCAGCCAGGTCATCCTGTCGATGCAGTTGCCCTTCGCCGTGGTGCCTCTGGTGCAGTTCGTGTCGGACAAGAAGAAGATGGGCAATTTCGCCATCCCGCGCGGCATTGCTGCGCTCGCCTGGATGGTCGCGGCGATCATCCTGGCGCTCAACTTCAAGCTGCTCTACGACACCATCGCCGGCTGA
- the mntR gene encoding manganese-binding transcriptional regulator MntR, whose amino-acid sequence MALRNRPVRREKPLPDAEIHSEGFRQTREARRSALVEDYVELIADLIEDGNEARQVDIAARLGVAQPTVAKMLTRLCADGLVSRKPYRGVFLTETGRKVAEESRIRHQTVEAFLRSLGVSAETARIDAEGIEHHVSAETLDAFRRAMTSAR is encoded by the coding sequence TTGGCGCTGAGGAACAGACCGGTTCGACGCGAAAAGCCGCTTCCCGATGCCGAAATCCATTCGGAAGGTTTCCGGCAGACGCGCGAAGCGCGCCGCAGCGCGCTCGTCGAGGACTATGTCGAACTGATCGCCGACTTGATCGAGGACGGCAATGAGGCCCGTCAGGTCGATATCGCGGCCAGGCTTGGCGTCGCGCAACCCACCGTAGCGAAAATGCTGACCAGGCTCTGCGCCGACGGGCTGGTGTCCAGAAAGCCCTATCGCGGCGTGTTCCTCACCGAAACCGGCCGGAAGGTCGCCGAGGAGAGCCGCATCCGCCACCAGACGGTCGAAGCGTTCCTGCGCTCGCTGGGCGTCAGCGCCGAGACGGCGCGGATCGACGCCGAAGGCATAGAGCACCATGTCAGCGCCGAGACGCTGGACGCTTTTCGCAGGGCGATGACCTCAGCCCGTTGA
- a CDS encoding neutral zinc metallopeptidase, translating into MLWRGRRQSDNIEDQRSDSGGGLGGGLGGSPGQFRIPIGGRAGGGSSIILVILVVLAGWYFGFDPSQILGDGSGGLVPGGGGQITDDSGSQDSTGAPASDEMKQFVATVLAETEDTWTGIFKANGLTYEDPKLVLFSGQIRSACGFASSAAGPFYCPGDHKVYLDMTFFQQLDQQFGASGEFARAYVVAHEVGHHVQNLTGIMQKFNQMRQGMGEAEANQMSVRVELQADCFAGVWAHYTAQKGVLEQGDMESALNAAKQIGDDTLQKKMQGYVVPESFNHGTSAQRQTWLARGYKSGKLSDCDTFNNPV; encoded by the coding sequence ATGCTTTGGAGAGGCCGTCGCCAGAGCGACAATATCGAGGACCAGCGCAGCGACAGTGGCGGCGGGCTCGGCGGTGGTTTGGGCGGCAGCCCTGGCCAGTTTCGCATTCCGATCGGCGGCCGCGCCGGCGGCGGTTCCAGCATCATCCTGGTCATCCTGGTCGTTCTTGCCGGATGGTATTTCGGTTTCGATCCGTCGCAGATCCTGGGTGACGGCAGCGGCGGTCTGGTACCGGGCGGCGGCGGCCAGATCACGGACGACAGCGGCTCGCAGGACAGCACCGGCGCACCCGCTTCGGATGAAATGAAGCAGTTCGTGGCGACGGTGCTTGCCGAAACCGAGGACACCTGGACCGGCATCTTCAAGGCTAACGGCCTTACCTATGAGGACCCAAAGCTCGTGCTGTTCAGCGGCCAGATCCGCTCGGCTTGCGGCTTTGCCTCCTCCGCGGCGGGGCCGTTCTATTGCCCCGGTGACCACAAGGTCTATCTCGACATGACCTTCTTCCAGCAGCTCGACCAGCAGTTCGGCGCCTCGGGTGAGTTCGCGCGGGCCTATGTGGTTGCGCATGAGGTCGGCCACCATGTGCAGAACCTCACCGGCATCATGCAGAAGTTCAACCAGATGCGGCAGGGCATGGGCGAGGCCGAGGCCAACCAGATGTCGGTGCGGGTCGAGCTCCAGGCCGACTGCTTCGCCGGCGTGTGGGCTCACTACACAGCGCAGAAGGGCGTTCTCGAACAGGGCGACATGGAAAGCGCGCTGAATGCCGCCAAGCAGATCGGCGACGACACGCTGCAGAAGAAGATGCAGGGCTATGTCGTTCCGGAAAGCTTCAACCATGGCACCTCGGCGCAGCGGCAGACCTGGCTGGCGCGCGGCTACAAGAGCGGCAAGCTTTCGGACTGCGATACTTTCAACAATCCGGTCTGA
- a CDS encoding TCR/Tet family MFS transporter: protein MIDPKTAKRGLALVFTTLLLDIIGFGIIMPVLPAYLQELTGVGVSEAAIEGGWLFFVYAAMQFFFAPVIGGLSDRFGRRPILLASVLTFSIDNLICAIAWSYPMLFIGRILAGISGASYSTTSAFIADISTDENRAKNFGLLGIAFGVGFVIGPVLGGLLGTFGPRVPFYFAAGLALVNFLIAMVFLPETLDAQHRRRFEWKRANPVGTLIQMRNYPGIGWIGLVFFLMTLGHMMYPAVWSFVSSYRYGWNQQQIGFSLGAFGLCGAIVMATVLPRVIPRLGEWKTAAIGLSFTALGAFGYAFATQGWMIYAVIVAGCLEGLADPPLRSLAAGKVPPSAQGELQGAMTSIFSITSIVTPLIYTAIFSWFTGPNAPVVFGGAPYVLGAVFLTLAVIVFVTKVAKPTPKEVERMHAQEAVTDAA from the coding sequence ATGATCGACCCGAAGACCGCCAAGCGGGGCCTTGCGCTCGTTTTCACCACGCTTTTGCTCGACATCATCGGCTTCGGCATCATCATGCCGGTGCTGCCGGCCTATCTGCAGGAGCTGACCGGCGTCGGCGTCAGCGAGGCGGCGATCGAGGGCGGCTGGCTGTTCTTCGTCTACGCGGCGATGCAATTTTTCTTCGCGCCGGTCATCGGCGGCTTGAGCGACCGCTTCGGCCGACGGCCGATCCTGCTTGCCTCAGTGCTCACCTTTTCCATCGACAACCTGATCTGCGCCATCGCCTGGTCCTATCCGATGCTGTTCATCGGCCGGATCCTCGCCGGCATTTCCGGCGCCAGCTATTCGACGACGTCCGCCTTCATCGCCGACATCTCCACCGACGAGAACCGGGCCAAGAATTTCGGCCTGCTCGGCATCGCGTTCGGCGTCGGCTTCGTCATCGGCCCGGTGCTCGGCGGGCTGCTCGGTACGTTCGGGCCGCGCGTGCCGTTCTATTTCGCGGCCGGGCTTGCCTTGGTGAATTTCCTGATCGCGATGGTCTTCCTGCCGGAGACGCTGGACGCGCAGCATCGCCGCCGCTTCGAATGGAAGCGGGCCAATCCCGTCGGCACGCTCATCCAGATGCGCAATTATCCGGGCATCGGCTGGATCGGGCTCGTCTTCTTCCTGATGACGCTCGGCCACATGATGTATCCGGCGGTGTGGTCCTTCGTCTCCAGCTACCGCTACGGCTGGAACCAGCAGCAGATCGGCTTCTCGCTTGGCGCCTTCGGCCTGTGCGGCGCGATCGTCATGGCGACCGTGCTGCCGCGGGTCATCCCCAGGCTCGGCGAGTGGAAGACGGCGGCGATCGGCTTGTCCTTCACGGCGCTCGGCGCCTTCGGCTACGCGTTTGCGACGCAAGGCTGGATGATCTACGCGGTTATCGTCGCCGGCTGCCTGGAGGGGCTCGCCGACCCTCCGCTCAGGAGCCTAGCCGCCGGGAAGGTGCCGCCTTCGGCGCAAGGCGAGTTGCAGGGGGCGATGACCTCGATCTTCTCGATCACCTCGATCGTCACGCCGCTTATCTACACGGCGATCTTTTCGTGGTTCACCGGCCCGAACGCGCCGGTGGTGTTCGGCGGGGCGCCTTATGTGCTCGGCGCTGTTTTCCTCACGCTGGCGGTGATCGTCTTCGTGACGAAGGTAGCCAAGCCGACACCGAAGGAAGTCGAGCGCATGCATGCGCAGGAAGCGGTGACCGACGCGGCTTGA
- the carA gene encoding glutamine-hydrolyzing carbamoyl-phosphate synthase small subunit, which translates to MATTAPWATEKPTALLVLADGTVIEGRGLGAVGSAVAEVCFNTALTGYEEILTDPSYAGQIVTFTFPHIGNVGTNAEDIEDLNPAARAGAVGAIFKANVTDPSNYRAAGHLDQWLKKRGIVALSGIDTRALTVLIREKGMPNAVIAHAPDGVFDLDDLKRRAAAWSGLIGLDLAKEVTSGQSSLWRETPWVWNKGFGEQDEPSMHVVAVDYGVKRNILRLLAGLGAKVTVVPAKTGAEEILAMQPDGIFLSNGPGDPEATGEYAVPVIQDLLKTDIPVFGICLGHQMLALALGGKTEKMHQGHHGANHPVKDHTTGKVEIVSMNHGFAVDADSLPEGVEETHVSLFDGSNCGIALTGRPVFSVQHHPEASPGPQDSHYLFRRFVNLIRERRGEPALAERA; encoded by the coding sequence ATGGCCACGACCGCCCCCTGGGCCACCGAAAAGCCGACCGCCCTTCTGGTGCTTGCCGACGGCACGGTGATCGAGGGCCGCGGTCTCGGCGCTGTCGGATCGGCGGTCGCCGAAGTGTGCTTCAACACCGCGCTCACCGGCTACGAGGAGATCCTCACCGATCCCTCTTATGCCGGCCAGATCGTTACCTTCACCTTCCCGCATATCGGCAATGTCGGCACCAATGCCGAGGATATCGAAGACCTCAATCCGGCGGCGCGCGCCGGTGCCGTCGGCGCGATCTTCAAGGCCAATGTCACCGACCCGTCCAACTACCGGGCAGCCGGACATCTCGACCAATGGCTGAAGAAGCGCGGCATCGTCGCGCTTTCGGGCATCGACACTCGCGCGCTCACCGTGCTGATCCGCGAGAAAGGCATGCCCAACGCCGTCATCGCGCACGCGCCCGATGGCGTTTTCGACCTCGACGACCTGAAGCGCCGTGCCGCTGCCTGGTCGGGCCTCATCGGCCTCGACCTCGCCAAGGAAGTCACCTCGGGCCAGTCTTCGCTCTGGCGCGAGACGCCCTGGGTCTGGAACAAGGGCTTCGGCGAGCAGGATGAGCCGTCGATGCACGTCGTGGCCGTCGACTACGGCGTCAAGCGCAACATCTTGCGCCTGCTTGCTGGCCTTGGCGCCAAGGTCACCGTCGTGCCGGCCAAGACCGGCGCGGAAGAAATCCTCGCCATGCAGCCGGACGGCATCTTCCTGTCCAACGGTCCGGGCGATCCGGAAGCGACCGGCGAATATGCCGTACCGGTGATCCAGGATCTGCTGAAGACCGATATTCCGGTGTTCGGCATCTGCCTCGGCCACCAGATGCTGGCGCTGGCGCTGGGAGGCAAGACCGAGAAGATGCATCAGGGCCACCACGGCGCCAACCATCCTGTCAAGGATCACACCACCGGCAAGGTCGAGATCGTCTCGATGAACCATGGTTTCGCCGTCGACGCCGACTCGCTGCCCGAGGGCGTGGAGGAGACACATGTCTCGCTGTTCGACGGCTCGAATTGCGGCATCGCGCTGACCGGCCGGCCGGTGTTCTCGGTCCAGCACCATCCCGAGGCATCGCCCGGCCCGCAGGATTCGCACTACCTCTTCCGCCGCTTCGTCAACCTCATCCGCGAGCGGCGCGGCGAGCCGGCGCTGGCCGAACGCGCCTGA
- a CDS encoding GatB/YqeY domain-containing protein: MREKIAESMKSAMKAQDKHRLPTLRLIQAAIHDRDIANRGAGKPAASEEEILQILAKMVKQREESARAFEDGKRPELAAQERGEMEIIREFLPKQLDDAAIMAAAREAIAVTGAASQKDMGKVIGALKQKYAGQMDFAKASAIVKGLLQ, from the coding sequence ATGCGCGAGAAAATCGCCGAATCCATGAAGAGCGCGATGAAGGCGCAGGACAAGCACCGCCTGCCGACGCTGCGGCTGATCCAGGCCGCCATCCATGACCGCGATATCGCCAATCGCGGCGCCGGCAAGCCGGCGGCGAGCGAGGAGGAGATCCTGCAGATCCTCGCCAAAATGGTGAAGCAGCGCGAGGAATCGGCGAGGGCTTTCGAGGACGGCAAGCGGCCGGAACTGGCCGCGCAGGAGCGCGGCGAGATGGAGATCATCCGCGAGTTCCTGCCGAAGCAGCTCGACGATGCGGCGATCATGGCGGCCGCGCGGGAAGCGATTGCCGTCACCGGCGCGGCCAGCCAGAAGGACATGGGCAAGGTGATCGGCGCGCTGAAGCAGAAATATGCCGGCCAGATGGACTTCGCCAAGGCCAGCGCCATCGTCAAGGGGCTGCTGCAGTAG
- a CDS encoding DNA helicase — MRLSAPVYHLKRQARLLSRREGVPLHQALDRVAAGEGFASWSLLAAKAAEATPASSLLAQLAPGDLVLVGARPGQGKTLMSLELAVEAMKSGRHSVFFTLEYTHTDILDRFRAIGAEPALFDSLFEFDNSDAICADYIIGKLRTAPRGTLAVIDYLQLLDQRRENPELMIQVPMLRSFARDRGLILVFISQIDRSYDPSRKSFPDLDDVRLPNPLDLSLFDKMCFLNKGEIRFHAA; from the coding sequence ATGCGGCTTTCCGCGCCCGTCTATCATCTGAAGCGCCAGGCCAGGCTCCTTTCACGCAGGGAAGGAGTGCCGCTTCACCAGGCCCTCGATCGGGTCGCTGCCGGGGAAGGCTTCGCCAGCTGGAGCCTGCTCGCTGCCAAAGCCGCCGAGGCGACACCCGCCAGCAGCCTGCTTGCGCAACTCGCGCCTGGCGACCTCGTGCTGGTCGGCGCCAGGCCGGGCCAAGGCAAGACCTTGATGAGCCTCGAGCTTGCGGTCGAGGCGATGAAGTCCGGCCGACACAGCGTGTTCTTTACGCTGGAGTATACGCACACGGACATTCTGGATCGGTTTCGCGCCATCGGGGCCGAGCCGGCGCTCTTCGACAGCCTGTTCGAATTCGACAATTCGGACGCCATCTGTGCCGACTACATCATCGGCAAGCTGCGGACGGCGCCTCGCGGGACGCTAGCGGTCATCGACTATCTGCAACTGCTTGACCAGAGGCGCGAGAATCCGGAACTGATGATCCAGGTTCCGATGCTGCGGTCTTTCGCGCGCGACAGGGGACTGATCCTGGTCTTCATCTCGCAGATCGACCGGTCGTACGATCCGTCCAGGAAGTCGTTTCCGGACCTTGACGATGTCCGGCTGCCGAACCCTTTGGATTTATCGCTTTTCGACAAGATGTGCTTCCTGAACAAGGGCGAAATCCGCTTCCATGCAGCTTGA
- a CDS encoding GNAT family N-acetyltransferase, producing the protein MVEIVKPALEHLPSYKAALERGWSPDNVRLLEATREQLAAIEEDPAAFLASLDDPEAKGPPVTLPDGTKVPRLPGFRRWIWDGEAAGSIGFRWQKGTSALPSHVLGHIGYAVVPWKRSRGYATEALRLMLAEARAVGLNYVEITAKPGNPASHKVITANGGRLVGRFFEDAAYGGAESLRFRIDL; encoded by the coding sequence ATGGTCGAAATCGTCAAGCCCGCGCTCGAGCACCTGCCGTCCTACAAGGCGGCGCTGGAGCGCGGCTGGTCGCCCGACAATGTGCGGCTGCTGGAGGCGACGCGCGAGCAACTCGCGGCCATCGAGGAAGATCCTGCCGCATTTCTCGCCAGCCTCGACGACCCCGAGGCGAAGGGGCCGCCCGTTACCTTGCCCGATGGCACCAAGGTGCCGCGCCTCCCCGGCTTCCGGCGCTGGATATGGGATGGCGAGGCCGCCGGCTCGATCGGCTTTCGCTGGCAGAAAGGCACCTCCGCGCTGCCTTCGCATGTGCTCGGTCATATCGGCTATGCCGTGGTGCCTTGGAAGCGAAGCCGTGGGTACGCCACCGAAGCGCTGCGGTTGATGTTGGCAGAGGCGAGGGCGGTGGGTCTCAACTATGTCGAGATCACAGCCAAGCCGGGCAATCCGGCCTCGCATAAGGTGATAACAGCCAATGGCGGCAGGCTGGTCGGCCGATTCTTCGAGGACGCCGCCTATGGCGGCGCCGAAAGCCTCAGGTTCCGGATCGATCTTTAG
- a CDS encoding DUF983 domain-containing protein, which translates to MQDHAHYPHLEPWRVGVRGRCPRCGEGRLFDGFLKLAPKCDVCGLDYSFADPADGPAFFVICFACVPSVLFAVWAQVTFEPSMWFHAFVSVPIILATCIPPLRPLKGWLVASQFYYKAEEGRLAKPGE; encoded by the coding sequence ATGCAAGATCACGCGCACTATCCCCACCTCGAGCCATGGCGGGTCGGCGTCCGCGGCCGCTGCCCGCGTTGCGGAGAAGGCCGGCTGTTCGACGGATTTCTGAAGCTGGCGCCGAAATGCGACGTCTGCGGGCTCGACTATTCCTTTGCCGACCCGGCGGACGGCCCCGCCTTCTTCGTCATCTGCTTCGCCTGCGTCCCTTCCGTCCTGTTCGCAGTCTGGGCGCAGGTGACCTTTGAGCCGTCCATGTGGTTCCATGCTTTCGTGTCGGTACCCATAATCCTGGCGACCTGCATTCCGCCGCTCCGGCCGCTCAAGGGCTGGCTCGTGGCAAGCCAGTTCTATTACAAGGCCGAGGAAGGGCGGCTGGCCAAGCCTGGTGAGTAG
- a CDS encoding PLP-dependent aminotransferase family protein, with protein sequence MSGENDLNWLSPLEGGPRPIYLKIVDALAAARSSGRLQPGDRLPPQRDLSRFLGVDLTTVTRAFTEARRRNLIDATAGRGTFITAGEPEEPILDLSMNIPPAPLGLSLPALIRAGIEGLLRRSSAEALLSYHPGPGSPAERAAGSLWLAAAGDRMPAECMAVGSGAQALLAAILLSQTREGDTILTDALTYPGLIALAKATGRKLAGVGGDDDGMRPDDLEEAARRHGARVLYLNPTLHNPTALTMPEDRRRELARMAGKLNLLIVEDDPYSPLLTVSPPAFLSLAPERTFHVATLAKCLSPFLRTAFLVAPDAETLEPVAAAIRGTTMMAPPLMTGLACEWVRSGLAGEIAAAVRAEAQARQEMARQILPAGFASAETSLHLWYPLEGQLRSSELGDAARRRGLAISPAVEFSVVPGIADGLRLALGAAPSRERLEEGLRGLSSILAGGSGHSPPAV encoded by the coding sequence ATGAGCGGCGAGAACGACCTCAACTGGCTTTCTCCCCTGGAAGGGGGCCCCCGGCCGATCTATCTCAAGATCGTCGATGCGCTGGCGGCTGCCCGTTCGAGCGGTCGGCTGCAGCCGGGGGACAGGCTGCCGCCGCAGCGGGATCTCTCCCGCTTCCTTGGCGTGGATTTGACCACCGTCACCAGGGCGTTCACCGAAGCCCGGCGCAGGAACCTGATCGACGCAACGGCCGGTCGCGGCACCTTCATTACGGCCGGCGAGCCGGAAGAGCCGATCCTCGATCTGAGCATGAACATCCCACCGGCACCCTTAGGCCTCAGCCTGCCGGCATTGATCCGGGCCGGCATCGAGGGACTGCTCAGGCGCTCCAGCGCGGAAGCGCTGCTTTCCTACCATCCCGGCCCAGGTTCGCCCGCCGAACGCGCCGCCGGCTCGTTGTGGCTCGCGGCCGCCGGGGACCGCATGCCGGCCGAGTGCATGGCTGTCGGTTCTGGGGCGCAGGCGCTGCTTGCGGCAATCCTGCTGTCGCAGACCCGCGAGGGCGACACGATCCTTACCGATGCGCTGACCTATCCCGGCCTGATCGCGCTGGCAAAGGCCACGGGGCGGAAGCTCGCCGGCGTCGGCGGTGACGATGACGGCATGCGTCCCGACGACCTGGAGGAAGCGGCGCGACGGCATGGCGCCCGCGTCCTCTACCTCAACCCGACGCTTCACAACCCCACCGCGCTCACCATGCCGGAGGACCGGCGCCGGGAGCTGGCGCGGATGGCGGGCAAGCTTAACCTTTTGATCGTCGAGGACGATCCCTACAGCCCGTTGCTGACCGTTTCCCCGCCAGCTTTCCTCAGTCTGGCGCCGGAGCGGACCTTCCATGTCGCGACGTTGGCGAAATGCCTCTCGCCTTTCCTGCGCACGGCCTTCCTGGTGGCGCCTGATGCGGAAACCTTGGAGCCGGTCGCGGCTGCGATCCGGGGCACCACGATGATGGCGCCGCCGCTGATGACGGGCCTCGCCTGCGAATGGGTGCGAAGCGGCCTCGCCGGTGAGATCGCCGCCGCCGTGCGCGCCGAAGCGCAGGCCAGACAGGAGATGGCACGCCAAATCCTGCCCGCGGGTTTCGCCTCGGCGGAAACCAGCCTGCATCTTTGGTACCCGCTCGAAGGGCAACTGCGCTCGTCAGAGCTTGGCGACGCAGCCAGGCGCCGCGGATTGGCCATCAGCCCGGCGGTGGAGTTTTCCGTGGTCCCCGGTATCGCCGATGGCCTGCGCCTGGCGCTCGGCGCCGCACCCAGCCGCGAAAGGCTGGAGGAGGGCCTGCGCGGCTTGTCGTCGATCCTTGCCGGCGGCTCCGGACATTCGCCGCCTGCGGTCTGA